The Nitrosomonas sp. sh817 genome includes a window with the following:
- a CDS encoding PEP-CTERM sorting domain-containing protein, translated as MLHTLAHTVIRLTTALLITGSISLSAYAFPIAAPGTEGLKVIATGGEIIATYEGNSAAFSNDLYLDSTFIFNNHATPVGTSVSLGTFAAGTELLFRMHVNNTGYDFFTGPGSLNPDGYAHARVQSDWLPNTTLVSFEDLFNGPFDYNDLSFSFTNTIGAVPEPETYAMLLGGLGLMGYFVRRRKQDI; from the coding sequence ATGTTACATACGCTCGCTCATACGGTTATACGGTTAACTACCGCTCTGTTGATTACTGGTAGCATCAGCTTGTCGGCCTATGCATTCCCAATTGCTGCGCCTGGTACGGAAGGACTGAAAGTAATCGCCACTGGCGGAGAAATCATCGCAACTTATGAAGGTAATTCGGCTGCGTTCAGTAATGATCTTTACTTGGACTCTACATTTATTTTTAATAATCATGCTACTCCGGTTGGCACTTCAGTAAGCTTGGGAACTTTCGCTGCAGGAACTGAATTGCTATTTCGCATGCATGTCAATAATACTGGTTATGATTTCTTTACCGGACCGGGTAGTTTGAATCCCGATGGTTACGCGCATGCTCGCGTACAATCCGACTGGCTTCCGAATACAACGCTGGTCAGTTTCGAAGATCTTTTTAACGGACCATTTGACTACAATGATTTAAGTTTTTCATTTACCAACACGATAGGTGCCGTGCCTGAGCCTGAAACTTATGCCATGTTATTGGGAGGATTAGGATTGATGGGTTATTTTGTGCGCCGTAGAAAACAAGATATCTAG
- the bioD gene encoding dethiobiotin synthase, translating into MGQGYFVTGTDTGVGKTTVSCTLLRTFTAQGRKVVGMKPVVAGSENGRWYDVEQLIAASNIRADREYVNPYAFHPPISPHIAAQQAGVEIDLAMIQHAYQSLSRQADIVIVEGAGGFLAPLNARQTGADLARALNLPVILVVGMRLGCLNHALLTAQAIRAAGLPLAGWVANCIDSQMLVLEENISTLEQRLEGSLLGVMTFTNEVGSQQQSGLLNLTKLELKD; encoded by the coding sequence ATGGGGCAAGGTTACTTTGTTACCGGCACCGATACTGGCGTTGGCAAGACCACTGTCAGTTGCACATTGCTCAGAACTTTTACCGCGCAAGGTAGAAAAGTCGTGGGTATGAAACCGGTGGTGGCAGGCAGCGAAAATGGCCGGTGGTATGATGTCGAACAGTTAATCGCCGCCAGCAACATCCGTGCTGACCGTGAATACGTCAACCCTTACGCTTTCCATCCCCCGATTTCCCCGCATATCGCCGCCCAGCAAGCAGGCGTCGAAATCGACCTCGCGATGATTCAACATGCCTATCAGTCGCTCAGCCGTCAAGCGGATATTGTCATCGTCGAAGGCGCTGGCGGTTTTCTGGCACCACTCAATGCACGGCAAACCGGCGCGGACTTGGCGCGCGCGTTAAATCTTCCGGTAATCTTGGTGGTCGGCATGCGGCTGGGTTGTTTGAATCACGCTTTACTGACCGCGCAAGCGATCCGTGCTGCTGGTTTGCCGTTGGCAGGCTGGGTGGCGAATTGCATCGACTCGCAGATGCTAGTGTTGGAGGAGAATATTTCGACGTTGGAGCAGCGGTTGGAGGGCTCGTTGCTGGGGGTGATGACGTTTACCAACGAGGTAGGTAGTCAACAGCAATCCGGCTTGTTGAACCTTACCAAGCTAGAATTAAAAGATTGA
- the bioC gene encoding malonyl-ACP O-methyltransferase BioC: protein MISEQILDKKLLRASFERAAGSYDQAAVLQREISHRMLARLEYIKYQPDVILDAGSGTGYGTQQLTKRYPKSRLIAVDIAWTMLTHARPNTAWWQRLLPLQQRGDYVCGDIEQLPFKNESVGMIWSNLALQWCNDLQHTFAEMHRILRADGLLMFSTFGPDTLKELRQSFGRIDGYQHVNRFADMHDIGDLLLNNRFSTPVMDMEYITLTYDDVISVMRDLKAIGAHNVIQGRRQGLMGKNQWQQALDAYETLRRNGKLPATFEVVYGHAWKPFDPRSILTPETRRQLGLPP from the coding sequence ATGATTTCAGAACAAATTCTTGATAAAAAACTGTTGCGCGCCTCGTTTGAACGCGCCGCCGGTAGTTACGACCAAGCAGCGGTATTGCAACGCGAAATCAGCCACCGCATGCTAGCACGGCTGGAATACATCAAATACCAGCCGGACGTGATTCTCGATGCCGGCAGCGGCACCGGATACGGCACGCAGCAATTGACCAAACGCTACCCGAAAAGCCGGTTGATCGCGGTCGATATCGCCTGGACCATGCTCACGCACGCGCGTCCGAATACCGCTTGGTGGCAACGTTTGCTGCCGTTGCAGCAGCGCGGTGACTACGTATGCGGCGATATCGAGCAACTGCCGTTCAAGAACGAAAGTGTCGGCATGATCTGGTCGAATCTGGCGTTGCAATGGTGTAATGACCTGCAGCATACCTTCGCTGAAATGCACCGCATTCTGCGTGCCGACGGGCTGTTGATGTTCAGTACCTTCGGCCCGGATACGCTGAAGGAATTGCGCCAGTCGTTCGGACGTATCGACGGCTACCAGCACGTCAACCGCTTTGCCGACATGCACGATATCGGCGATCTGCTGCTGAATAATCGTTTTTCCACGCCGGTGATGGACATGGAATACATTACCTTGACGTACGACGATGTCATCAGCGTGATGCGCGACCTCAAGGCGATCGGCGCGCATAATGTGATCCAGGGGCGGCGGCAAGGATTGATGGGCAAGAACCAATGGCAGCAAGCGCTCGATGCTTACGAAACGCTGCGCCGCAACGGCAAGCTGCCGGCTACGTTTGAAGTGGTATACGGCCATGCTTGGAAACCCTTCGATCCCCGTTCGATTTTGACGCCGGAAACACGGCGACAATTGGGGTTGCCGCCTTAA
- the bioH gene encoding pimeloyl-ACP methyl ester esterase BioH, whose product MTALHIETSGQGSDLVLLHGWAMHSGIWGSVRDSLAQRFRLHLVDLPGHGLSPMCEPGTLEHLTGIVADILPQNCMLGGWSLGGQVAMQLALCQPERIEKLILISTTPCFAWQNDWTFGMDRKLLQLFLENLKLNYSTTINRFLTLQMSGDRDAGKILPQLRKSFFQRAEPDPAALEKGLKILQHSDLRGCIGDIRQPVLIMHGDNDVITNPAAADWMHRQLPQSQYVKFEHCGHAPFLSYPEQFVAHLNDFRTNS is encoded by the coding sequence ATGACCGCGCTGCATATCGAAACATCCGGGCAAGGTTCCGATCTGGTGCTGCTGCACGGCTGGGCGATGCACAGCGGCATTTGGGGCAGTGTGCGCGATTCGCTGGCGCAGCGCTTTCGTTTGCATCTGGTCGATCTGCCAGGGCATGGCCTGAGTCCGATGTGCGAACCGGGAACGCTCGAACATCTGACCGGGATCGTTGCGGATATCCTGCCGCAAAATTGTATGCTCGGCGGCTGGTCGCTGGGCGGGCAGGTAGCGATGCAATTGGCATTGTGCCAGCCGGAGCGAATTGAGAAATTGATTTTGATTTCGACGACGCCTTGTTTTGCTTGGCAGAACGACTGGACATTCGGTATGGATCGCAAACTGTTGCAACTGTTTCTGGAGAACCTGAAACTGAATTATTCCACGACGATCAATCGTTTCCTGACGCTGCAAATGAGCGGCGACCGTGACGCGGGCAAAATTCTGCCGCAACTGCGCAAAAGTTTTTTTCAGCGCGCCGAGCCGGATCCGGCAGCGCTGGAGAAAGGATTGAAGATATTACAGCACAGCGATTTGCGTGGCTGTATCGGTGATATCCGTCAGCCGGTTTTGATCATGCATGGTGACAATGATGTGATTACAAACCCGGCGGCGGCCGACTGGATGCACCGGCAATTGCCGCAGTCGCAATATGTGAAGTTTGAACACTGCGGCCATGCGCCGTTTTTATCGTACCCCGAACAATTTGTAGCGCATCTCAATGATTTCAGAACAAATTCTTGA
- the bioF gene encoding 8-amino-7-oxononanoate synthase — MFSGLAEQLRVREQQGLRRIRQIVDSPQASHVTVGGRDYLAFSSNDYLGLANHPALIQAVCEGAQRYGVGAGASHLVNGHSAAHHQFEEAAAAFTGFPQALLFSTGYMANTGVVTALAGRDDAVFADKLNHASLNDAAMLSRAKFVRYPHLNLVVLEKRLAATQARRKLIISDAVFSMEGDIAPIPQLIALCERYDAMLLLDDAHGFGVLGRQGRGSLHLPPAPAVHSPRVVYMATLGKAAGVFGAFVAAQPDVIETLIQSARSYIYTTATPPSLSHALLTSLQLIGQDEWRRELLAQHIVQLKQGLQALPWKLLPSDTPIQPLLIGASVDAMRVSQVLRERGILVPAIRPPTVPQGTARLRISLSAAHQPQDIARLIDALHELATPS; from the coding sequence ATGTTTTCCGGTCTGGCCGAGCAACTACGCGTCCGTGAGCAGCAGGGGTTGCGGCGGATAAGGCAAATCGTCGACAGTCCGCAAGCCAGTCATGTCACGGTCGGCGGGCGGGATTATCTGGCATTCAGCAGCAACGATTATCTCGGTCTGGCCAATCATCCGGCATTGATTCAAGCGGTATGCGAAGGTGCGCAGCGCTACGGCGTTGGCGCCGGTGCGTCGCACCTGGTCAATGGACATTCGGCGGCGCATCATCAGTTCGAAGAAGCGGCGGCTGCATTTACCGGTTTTCCGCAAGCGCTGCTGTTTTCTACCGGTTACATGGCGAATACCGGCGTGGTGACGGCGCTGGCCGGGCGCGACGATGCCGTTTTTGCCGACAAGCTCAATCATGCGTCACTCAACGATGCGGCAATGTTGTCGCGCGCTAAATTTGTGCGGTATCCGCATCTCAATCTGGTGGTACTGGAGAAACGCTTGGCGGCGACCCAAGCGCGGCGTAAGCTGATCATTTCCGATGCGGTATTCAGTATGGAAGGCGATATTGCGCCGATTCCGCAGTTAATTGCTTTGTGCGAGCGCTACGACGCCATGCTGTTGCTGGATGACGCGCACGGTTTCGGTGTGCTTGGACGCCAAGGACGTGGTAGTCTGCATCTACCACCGGCGCCTGCCGTCCATTCTCCACGGGTGGTCTATATGGCTACGCTTGGCAAGGCGGCTGGGGTATTTGGCGCATTTGTCGCGGCGCAGCCGGACGTGATCGAAACCCTGATCCAGTCGGCACGCAGCTATATTTACACCACTGCTACACCGCCGTCGTTGTCGCATGCACTGTTGACGAGTTTGCAATTGATCGGACAGGACGAATGGCGGCGCGAATTATTGGCGCAGCATATTGTGCAGCTTAAACAAGGCTTGCAAGCGTTGCCATGGAAACTGTTGCCGTCCGATACGCCGATTCAACCGCTGCTGATCGGCGCTAGCGTTGATGCGATGAGGGTCAGCCAGGTATTGCGGGAACGCGGCATACTGGTTCCGGCGATCCGTCCGCCGACGGTGCCGCAAGGGACGGCGCGCTTACGCATTTCATTGTCCGCGGCGCATCAGCCGCAAGACATCGCACGGCTAATCGATGCTTTGCACGAACTGGCTACACCGTCATGA
- the bioB gene encoding biotin synthase BioB produces MNLDTSSNLETKTEQSGTTGNSGRMLRWSIGEILALLDMPFNDLLYRAQTVHRQHHDPNGVQLSTLISVKTGGCPEDCGYCPQAARYHTGVENQAMLSVDEVVTAASAAKAKGASRFCMGAAWRGPKQRDIEKMTEMIRAVKSLGMETCATLGLLKPGQAQQLGEAGLDYYNHNLDTAPEFYEEIITTRQYQDRLDTLQDVRDAGINVCCGGIVGMGETRESRAGLIAQLANMNPYPESVPINHLVQVKGTPLYGTAALDPMEFVRTIAAARITMPKAMVRLSAGRQEMSDAVQALCFLAGANSIFYGDKLLTTGNPETDRDRALLDKLGLRALS; encoded by the coding sequence ATGAATTTGGATACATCGTCAAACCTCGAAACGAAAACCGAACAAAGCGGTACAACCGGCAATTCCGGACGCATGTTGCGCTGGAGCATCGGGGAAATATTAGCGCTGCTCGATATGCCGTTCAACGATCTGCTTTATCGAGCGCAGACGGTTCATCGGCAGCATCACGACCCAAACGGCGTGCAGTTGTCGACACTGATTTCGGTCAAGACCGGTGGCTGTCCCGAAGACTGCGGTTATTGTCCGCAAGCGGCGCGTTATCATACCGGCGTTGAAAATCAGGCGATGCTGTCGGTCGATGAAGTCGTCACGGCGGCGTCAGCAGCTAAAGCCAAAGGCGCATCGCGGTTTTGCATGGGGGCTGCCTGGCGCGGTCCGAAACAGCGTGATATTGAAAAGATGACGGAAATGATCCGTGCGGTTAAATCACTCGGTATGGAAACCTGTGCAACCCTGGGTTTGTTGAAGCCGGGGCAAGCGCAGCAACTCGGCGAAGCCGGTCTGGATTACTACAATCACAATCTCGATACTGCGCCGGAATTTTATGAGGAAATCATTACCACGCGGCAGTATCAAGATCGTCTGGATACCTTGCAGGATGTGCGCGATGCCGGTATTAATGTATGCTGCGGCGGCATTGTCGGCATGGGGGAAACGCGGGAATCGCGCGCCGGGTTGATCGCGCAACTGGCGAATATGAATCCGTATCCGGAATCGGTACCGATCAATCATCTGGTGCAAGTAAAAGGCACGCCGCTATACGGTACCGCAGCGCTCGATCCGATGGAATTTGTCCGCACCATCGCGGCTGCCCGGATTACCATGCCGAAAGCCATGGTGCGGTTATCCGCAGGTCGTCAGGAAATGTCCGATGCGGTGCAAGCATTGTGTTTTCTGGCAGGCGCCAATTCGATTTTCTATGGTGACAAGTTATTGACCACCGGAAATCCGGAAACCGATCGCGACCGGGCATTGCTGGATAAGCTAGGACTACGCGCACTGTCGTAA
- a CDS encoding ComF family protein — protein MPRLPAYYCPICLWPAPTGEICGACLKTPPAFTRTIAALRYDFPADALIQSLKYQNNLAIAPILANLLFARLQTIAAKPDIIVPMPLHPIRLRERGFNQAMEIGRYLAQQMKIPLLPDCCSRIKHTPPQTGLPWKARQKNIRKAFGCTIDLSGKHVAVLDDVMTSGASLNELAAVLRQQGAAEISNWVIARTLPELNQTTIHTM, from the coding sequence TTGCCACGCTTACCGGCATATTACTGTCCGATTTGCCTTTGGCCGGCGCCGACCGGTGAAATTTGCGGCGCTTGTTTAAAAACTCCGCCGGCGTTTACCCGCACGATCGCGGCACTGCGTTATGACTTTCCTGCCGACGCATTGATCCAATCGTTGAAATATCAGAACAATCTAGCGATTGCACCGATCCTCGCCAACCTTCTGTTTGCTCGCTTGCAAACCATCGCCGCAAAACCGGATATCATTGTGCCGATGCCATTGCATCCAATCCGGCTGCGCGAACGCGGATTCAATCAGGCAATGGAAATCGGCCGGTATCTCGCACAGCAGATGAAGATTCCGCTATTACCCGATTGCTGCAGCCGCATCAAGCATACACCGCCGCAAACCGGATTACCGTGGAAAGCGCGGCAAAAAAATATCCGCAAAGCGTTTGGCTGTACAATCGACTTATCGGGCAAACATGTCGCAGTGCTTGACGATGTGATGACTTCAGGCGCTTCATTGAATGAACTGGCTGCCGTGTTACGTCAGCAGGGTGCTGCCGAGATCAGCAACTGGGTAATTGCCAGAACCCTGCCGGAATTGAATCAAACAACAATCCATACCATGTAA
- the trmL gene encoding tRNA (uridine(34)/cytosine(34)/5-carboxymethylaminomethyluridine(34)-2'-O)-methyltransferase TrmL, producing the protein MFNIVLHQPEIPPNTGNIIRLCANTGMQLHLVKPLGFPLQDKQLLRAGLDYHEFASVKVHENWNECCLTLQNHRTFAITTKGTQRYDKIAFQPGDVFVFGSETRGLPAPVMETFAEPHRIRIPMVAASRSLNLSNTVAIIAYEAWRQIGFPDGD; encoded by the coding sequence ATGTTCAATATCGTTCTCCATCAACCTGAAATCCCGCCGAATACCGGCAATATCATTCGTCTGTGCGCCAACACCGGCATGCAATTGCATCTGGTCAAACCGCTCGGTTTCCCGCTCCAGGATAAGCAATTATTACGCGCCGGGCTGGATTATCATGAATTTGCATCCGTCAAGGTGCACGAAAACTGGAATGAATGTTGCCTGACACTACAGAATCACCGCACGTTTGCGATCACCACAAAAGGCACGCAGCGATACGACAAAATCGCTTTTCAGCCAGGGGATGTATTCGTGTTTGGTTCGGAAACCCGGGGACTGCCCGCGCCGGTCATGGAAACCTTTGCGGAACCGCATCGCATCCGCATACCGATGGTCGCTGCAAGCCGCAGCTTAAATTTATCCAATACAGTGGCAATCATCGCCTACGAAGCGTGGCGTCAAATCGGGTTTCCGGATGGAGATTAA
- a CDS encoding type IV pilus secretin PilQ has translation MKLSLTGNYSLGGVITVWILCISALITTVQSARADEAQNSIRTIDLSTFLNGEVIAKLTLDKPLVNLPVGMVLDNPHRIYFDFYNVSNKLGKNVQEAAEGDLRSANIIQVGDRTRVVLNLARLMRHDIRAENNLVFIRLVSVAENSASNAVVRFAEESPNKRMNSLQDIDFRRGPNGEGRVEVDMTKAGMSVDVQQQGEDIIVEFFDTLLPASLIRRYDVMDFATPIHTIETFKKGDNVRMLVKAGGRWEHSARQSGTRFVLDVRALSEDEEEQAKRKRVYGGYTGERLSLNFQDVEVRAVLQVIADFTNLNIIASDSVGGNLTLRLKDVPWDQALDIVLQAHDLDKRKNGNVIFVAPRKEMADRELLDLEAKMQITEMEPLRSEIYHLNHRRVNSMSFEGMLSQRGTINIDEISNTITVTDIPVRLEEVRKRIQRLDVFERQVMIEARIVEAIETFSRNLGARFGIQNATGLGDQRLGISGSATGSSALAGGGAAGGANNLNVNLPAAAATGLLGGPAALGLSLMKINNGRLINLELSALETDRKGRVIASPRVVTAHGIEAIIEQGDRVPYQQATSSGATSIRFMDATLRLKVKPLITHNGQIDMELNVNQDKIGVPINQFLPPPINTKQVTTKVLVENGGTVVIGGIFDRTENEVVNKVPMLGDIPVLGNVFKNTSKQDDKRELLIFVTPRILSDSLNLQ, from the coding sequence ATGAAGCTATCATTAACCGGAAATTATAGCTTGGGTGGAGTAATAACCGTATGGATACTCTGTATATCAGCATTAATCACGACTGTGCAATCCGCAAGGGCGGATGAAGCGCAGAACAGTATTCGAACAATCGATCTTTCAACGTTTCTGAATGGTGAAGTCATTGCCAAACTGACGCTGGATAAACCCTTAGTAAATCTTCCTGTCGGTATGGTGCTCGACAATCCCCACCGGATTTATTTTGACTTCTATAATGTTTCTAACAAATTAGGCAAGAATGTTCAGGAAGCTGCGGAAGGCGATCTGCGTAGTGCCAATATCATCCAAGTAGGTGACCGGACGCGCGTGGTACTAAACTTGGCGAGATTGATGCGCCATGACATACGCGCCGAAAACAATCTCGTATTCATCCGATTAGTGAGCGTGGCGGAAAATTCAGCAAGCAACGCAGTGGTTCGTTTTGCCGAAGAATCTCCAAATAAGCGGATGAATAGCTTGCAGGATATTGATTTTCGCAGAGGCCCCAATGGCGAAGGACGCGTTGAAGTCGACATGACAAAAGCGGGAATGAGCGTTGATGTGCAGCAACAAGGCGAAGATATTATCGTCGAATTTTTTGATACGCTACTACCCGCCAGTTTGATCAGACGCTACGATGTAATGGATTTTGCAACACCGATCCATACCATTGAAACGTTCAAGAAAGGCGATAACGTTCGAATGCTGGTAAAGGCCGGGGGGCGCTGGGAACATTCCGCGCGGCAATCCGGAACGCGTTTTGTGCTGGATGTGCGTGCATTATCGGAAGATGAAGAAGAACAGGCCAAGAGGAAGCGCGTCTATGGCGGGTATACCGGTGAAAGGCTGTCGCTGAATTTCCAGGATGTGGAAGTGCGAGCGGTACTGCAAGTAATCGCCGATTTTACCAATCTGAATATTATTGCCAGCGATTCGGTCGGCGGCAACCTGACATTACGCCTCAAAGACGTGCCGTGGGATCAGGCGCTGGATATTGTGTTGCAAGCGCACGATTTGGATAAACGTAAGAACGGGAACGTGATTTTTGTGGCGCCTCGCAAGGAGATGGCGGATCGGGAACTGCTGGATCTTGAAGCTAAAATGCAAATCACCGAAATGGAACCGCTGCGTTCGGAGATTTATCATTTGAATCACCGCCGGGTCAATTCAATGTCCTTTGAAGGGATGCTCAGTCAACGTGGCACCATCAATATCGATGAGATCAGTAATACCATAACCGTTACCGATATCCCAGTCCGCCTCGAAGAAGTCAGAAAACGCATTCAGAGATTGGATGTTTTTGAAAGACAGGTAATGATTGAAGCGCGTATTGTGGAAGCGATCGAAACTTTCAGCCGTAATTTAGGCGCTCGCTTCGGGATTCAGAACGCCACCGGCCTAGGGGACCAAAGGCTTGGTATTTCAGGCAGCGCGACCGGATCCAGTGCATTAGCCGGAGGCGGCGCGGCCGGAGGAGCGAATAACCTGAATGTGAATTTGCCCGCAGCCGCTGCAACCGGACTGTTGGGCGGTCCCGCCGCGCTGGGATTAAGTCTGATGAAAATCAACAATGGCCGCTTAATCAATCTCGAATTGTCCGCCTTGGAAACAGACAGAAAAGGCAGAGTGATTGCCAGTCCGCGTGTCGTGACTGCGCATGGGATCGAAGCGATCATAGAACAAGGTGACCGGGTTCCCTATCAGCAAGCGACCAGCAGCGGCGCCACCAGTATCCGTTTCATGGATGCCACGCTCAGATTAAAAGTAAAGCCCCTGATTACCCATAATGGCCAGATCGACATGGAACTAAATGTTAATCAAGATAAGATCGGCGTGCCGATCAATCAATTCTTGCCGCCACCGATTAATACCAAACAAGTGACTACCAAGGTACTGGTTGAAAATGGCGGAACGGTCGTGATCGGTGGAATTTTTGACCGGACCGAGAATGAAGTCGTCAATAAAGTGCCGATGCTGGGTGATATTCCGGTACTAGGTAATGTTTTCAAAAATACCTCAAAACAGGACGACAAGCGCGAATTGCTGATTTTTGTAACGCCGCGTATTTTGAGCGATAGCTTGAATTTGCAATAA
- a CDS encoding pilus assembly protein PilP, which translates to MLKNTFLLVLLAAIQFLLTACQQNDYSDLEVFIHSSGEGLHGQIDPLPEVKSYKPFTYMAFDAPNPFAPRQNDQAFASMSDIQPDLNRRKEVLEAYPLESLAMVGSLQQHNSIFALIKSPEGILHRVRIGNHLGQNFGRIDEISESEVKLSEIVQEGVNEWVERTSVLMLKN; encoded by the coding sequence ATGCTAAAAAACACATTCCTGCTAGTATTGCTCGCGGCGATTCAATTTCTACTTACTGCGTGTCAGCAAAATGACTATAGTGATCTTGAAGTGTTTATCCATAGTTCGGGCGAGGGGTTACATGGACAAATTGATCCATTGCCGGAAGTTAAGTCCTATAAACCTTTTACTTATATGGCATTTGACGCGCCCAATCCTTTCGCTCCCCGCCAAAATGATCAAGCGTTTGCAAGCATGAGCGATATCCAGCCTGATCTGAATCGCCGCAAAGAAGTATTGGAGGCTTATCCGCTTGAAAGTCTGGCAATGGTTGGTTCGTTGCAACAACATAATTCGATTTTCGCGTTGATTAAATCCCCGGAAGGCATACTGCATCGTGTAAGAATCGGGAATCACCTGGGTCAAAACTTTGGGAGAATTGATGAGATCTCAGAATCGGAAGTAAAGCTATCAGAAATCGTTCAAGAAGGTGTCAATGAATGGGTTGAAAGAACAAGTGTACTGATGCTAAAAAACTAG
- a CDS encoding type 4a pilus biogenesis protein PilO, producing MENLLMELRQLDINRAGDWPVAFKVVALIILLIGIIAAGHFLIWQDEFETLERIQAEEETLKNTYLIKKRSAVNLPAMREQLQDIEKSLGTLLRQLPDKSEMEALLIDINQAGLGRGLQFELFKPATQETINAFYAELPVAIRVTGDYHAIGAFASDIAHLSRIVTLNDINVKPGNDGKLVLDAVAKTYRYLDEGELVKQAEGR from the coding sequence ATGGAAAATCTTCTCATGGAACTGCGCCAGCTTGATATCAATCGAGCTGGAGATTGGCCGGTAGCCTTCAAAGTCGTAGCGTTGATAATTTTATTGATTGGGATCATCGCTGCAGGTCATTTCCTTATCTGGCAAGACGAATTTGAGACGCTTGAAAGAATTCAAGCGGAAGAAGAAACTTTGAAAAATACCTATCTGATTAAAAAACGCAGCGCTGTAAATTTACCGGCGATGCGTGAACAATTGCAAGACATTGAGAAATCGCTGGGAACCTTATTGCGCCAGCTTCCGGATAAATCGGAGATGGAAGCGTTGCTCATCGATATTAATCAAGCCGGTTTGGGCCGAGGGTTGCAATTCGAATTATTTAAACCCGCGACGCAGGAAACGATCAATGCATTTTATGCGGAGCTTCCCGTTGCGATTCGTGTAACCGGCGATTATCACGCGATAGGCGCTTTTGCCAGCGATATAGCACATCTATCACGTATCGTGACGCTCAATGATATCAATGTCAAACCTGGGAATGACGGTAAACTGGTTCTGGATGCTGTTGCAAAAACCTATCGTTATCTGGACGAAGGGGAACTGGTAAAGCAAGCCGAAGGTAGATAA
- a CDS encoding PilN domain-containing protein, producing MIRINLLPHRELKRKARQQQIAVSAGLVSVFGIMIVWGVYSMIAGEIEYQNGRNQFLNDQIALLDQEIAEIRNIKTQTQELLSRKQVVETLQNSRSEVVHLLDQLARLLPDGVYLQSVQQNDHDITLMGYAQSNARVSALMRNLESSPWLTSPLLIEIKAMTQDNVRQNEFNMKIQLRRTTMDDIQKPSQNTAG from the coding sequence ATGATTCGTATTAATTTACTCCCTCATCGCGAGCTGAAACGTAAAGCCAGGCAGCAACAAATTGCGGTATCGGCGGGATTGGTGAGCGTGTTCGGGATTATGATCGTCTGGGGTGTGTATTCGATGATCGCGGGTGAAATCGAATATCAAAATGGCCGCAACCAATTTTTGAACGATCAAATTGCGCTCTTGGATCAAGAAATCGCGGAAATAAGAAATATCAAAACGCAGACGCAAGAATTGCTGTCGCGTAAGCAAGTGGTTGAGACATTACAGAATAGCCGTTCCGAAGTGGTTCATTTATTGGATCAATTGGCCAGGCTATTACCGGATGGTGTGTATTTGCAAAGTGTTCAGCAAAATGATCATGACATCACTTTGATGGGTTACGCGCAATCGAATGCGCGCGTATCAGCATTGATGCGTAACCTGGAATCCTCGCCGTGGCTGACATCGCCGCTGCTGATCGAGATTAAGGCCATGACTCAAGATAATGTGCGTCAAAACGAGTTCAACATGAAAATTCAACTTCGGCGCACCACGATGGATGATATTCAGAAGCCTTCTCAAAATACAGCCGGGTAA